A genome region from Mycobacterium florentinum includes the following:
- a CDS encoding condensation domain-containing protein, with translation MVALGNISEWQPPHGPLTMWTAVPTAHEAARTARRSDLAPSYQQAQHLWAAFHGRAMNRQLPRLMIVAWDIAGTCDIPAMTTAVNTHVRRHDTYHNWFEFENGAIVRRTIEDPEAIDLAPVSWGHMTPDQVRTHVLTTTRQTLEWGCFSFGIVQHADYFTFYASVDHLHIDGLSAGVIFFDIHLTYQELAQGADPRAPGTPVQLRSYRDYSARQRERVADLTLSSPEIRDWIEFARDADGDWPSFPLPLGDTWASSAGDLVTVELLDAAGTEAFDAACLAAGARFLGGVLACTALAEYILTGNEVHRGFTARDTRTQGIDTMTVGWFASMVPVIVPTAGGSFPEAARAAQKSFDAAKDLAHVPVERVLELATPDELGIKLPSQLPMMLSFLDFRKIPLAGVWAETNFGTYGDSLSHGGVNVWINRHAERTTVTISFPDNEVASESVHQYIETLIRVFARIAGKALEQSSLFAAEVNSDGLYALSPTEDDGEAA, from the coding sequence ATGGTGGCACTGGGCAACATCAGCGAATGGCAACCGCCACACGGTCCGCTCACCATGTGGACCGCCGTGCCGACGGCACACGAGGCGGCCCGCACCGCGCGCCGAAGCGATCTTGCTCCGAGTTATCAGCAGGCCCAACACCTCTGGGCCGCCTTCCATGGCAGGGCGATGAACAGGCAGCTGCCACGGCTGATGATCGTGGCGTGGGACATCGCGGGCACGTGCGACATTCCGGCAATGACCACGGCGGTCAATACCCATGTCCGCCGGCACGACACCTACCACAACTGGTTCGAATTCGAGAACGGCGCGATCGTACGCCGCACCATCGAGGACCCGGAAGCCATCGATTTGGCGCCCGTGTCGTGGGGACATATGACCCCCGATCAAGTTCGTACCCATGTCTTGACGACGACCCGCCAAACGCTCGAATGGGGTTGCTTCAGTTTCGGTATCGTCCAGCACGCCGACTACTTCACCTTCTATGCCAGTGTCGATCACCTGCACATCGACGGCTTGTCGGCCGGCGTCATCTTTTTCGACATCCATCTGACGTATCAAGAACTGGCACAGGGCGCGGATCCGCGAGCGCCCGGCACGCCTGTCCAGCTCAGGAGCTACCGGGACTACTCCGCCCGGCAGCGCGAGCGGGTTGCGGACCTGACCCTGTCATCGCCCGAGATCAGGGACTGGATCGAGTTCGCGCGCGACGCCGACGGCGACTGGCCCAGCTTCCCACTGCCGCTGGGCGACACCTGGGCCAGCAGCGCCGGCGACTTGGTGACCGTCGAGTTGTTGGATGCCGCCGGCACGGAGGCGTTCGATGCTGCCTGCCTCGCGGCCGGTGCCCGGTTCCTCGGTGGCGTCCTGGCGTGCACCGCATTGGCCGAATACATATTGACCGGCAACGAGGTTCATCGCGGGTTCACCGCAAGGGACACTCGGACCCAGGGCATCGACACGATGACGGTGGGCTGGTTCGCGAGCATGGTTCCGGTCATCGTGCCGACGGCCGGCGGGTCCTTCCCCGAGGCTGCGCGGGCCGCCCAGAAGTCGTTCGATGCAGCCAAGGATCTTGCTCACGTGCCGGTCGAGCGGGTCCTGGAGCTCGCGACACCGGATGAACTGGGCATCAAGCTGCCCTCGCAGCTGCCGATGATGCTGTCCTTCCTGGACTTTCGCAAGATTCCGCTGGCCGGGGTGTGGGCCGAGACGAACTTCGGTACCTACGGCGACAGCCTGTCCCACGGCGGGGTCAACGTGTGGATAAACCGGCACGCCGAGCGCACCACGGTCACCATCTCCTTCCCGGACAACGAGGTAGCGAGCGAGTCGGTGCACCAATACATCGAGACTCTAATCCGGGTCTTCGCGCGCATCGCGGGCAAGGCGCTGGAGCAGTCGAGCCTCTTTGCCGCCGAGGTGAATTCGGATGGTCTCTATGCCCTTTCCCCAACGGAAGACGACGGCGAGGCGGCTTAG
- a CDS encoding DUF1707 SHOCT-like domain-containing protein — translation MSDSAPNDAKDARGDISRAADTDRIQIAQLLAYAAEQGRLQLKDYEDRLTRAYAATTYEELDRLRADLPGAPLSPRRGGKTNPAPSTLLLALLSGFERRGRWNVPKKLTTFTLWGSGVVDLRYADFTSTEVDIHVVSIMGAQNILLPPEVNVEIRGRGVMGGFDRNIVGQGTPGAPRVNIHGFSLWGGVGIKRKARRPH, via the coding sequence ATGAGCGATTCGGCGCCGAATGATGCAAAGGACGCCCGCGGGGATATCTCGCGAGCGGCCGATACCGATCGCATACAAATTGCACAATTGTTGGCGTATGCGGCCGAGCAGGGCCGCCTGCAGCTCAAAGACTACGAAGACCGTTTGACCAGGGCATATGCGGCGACGACCTACGAAGAACTGGATCGGCTGCGGGCGGATTTGCCGGGCGCACCGCTGAGCCCACGCCGCGGCGGCAAAACGAATCCGGCGCCGTCGACGCTGCTGCTTGCCTTGTTGAGCGGATTCGAGCGGCGCGGGCGCTGGAACGTGCCCAAGAAGCTGACCACGTTCACGCTGTGGGGCAGCGGGGTGGTGGATCTGCGCTACGCCGACTTCACGTCGACCGAAGTCGATATCCACGTGGTGTCGATTATGGGTGCGCAGAACATCCTGCTGCCGCCCGAAGTCAATGTCGAGATCCGCGGCCGCGGGGTGATGGGCGGCTTCGACCGCAACATCGTCGGCCAAGGCACACCCGGCGCACCCCGAGTGAATATCCACGGCTTCTCGCTGTGGGGCGGTGTGGGCATCAAACGCAAAGCACGCCGGCCCCACTAA
- a CDS encoding enoyl-CoA hydratase family protein — MDTLVEYAVTGSFARLTLNSPHNRNALSTTLVSQLHQGLRDAAADPAVRVVVLGHTGGTFCAGADLSEASGGNPFDMAAARAKEMTALLRAIVSSPLPVIAAVDGHVRAGGFGLVGACDIAVAGPRSTFALTEARIGVAPSIISLALLPKLSPRAAARYYLTGETFDAAVAAEIGLVTIATDDVDAAVAGLVADVGRGSPQGLAASKALTSAAVLEGFDRDAERLTEESARLFVSDEAREGMLAFLQKRPPSWASPTATGDAGRN, encoded by the coding sequence ATGGACACCCTTGTCGAATACGCCGTCACGGGATCGTTCGCCCGCCTGACGCTGAACTCGCCGCACAACCGCAACGCGCTGTCGACCACTCTGGTCAGCCAATTGCACCAGGGCCTGCGCGACGCGGCGGCGGATCCGGCGGTGCGGGTAGTGGTGCTCGGGCACACCGGCGGCACGTTCTGCGCCGGCGCGGACCTCAGCGAGGCCAGTGGCGGCAACCCCTTCGACATGGCCGCGGCGCGGGCCAAGGAGATGACCGCACTGCTGCGCGCCATCGTCTCCTCGCCGCTGCCGGTCATCGCCGCCGTCGACGGTCATGTTCGCGCGGGCGGATTCGGGTTGGTCGGCGCCTGCGACATCGCGGTGGCCGGGCCGCGCAGCACCTTCGCGCTGACCGAGGCGCGCATCGGCGTCGCCCCGTCGATCATCTCGCTGGCGCTGCTGCCGAAACTGTCGCCGCGCGCGGCCGCCCGCTACTACCTCACCGGCGAAACGTTCGATGCCGCGGTGGCTGCCGAGATCGGGTTGGTCACGATCGCAACCGACGACGTCGACGCCGCGGTGGCCGGACTGGTCGCCGATGTAGGTCGCGGGTCGCCCCAGGGCCTGGCGGCATCAAAGGCACTGACGAGCGCCGCCGTGCTCGAAGGGTTCGATCGCGACGCCGAGCGGCTTACCGAGGAATCCGCCCGGCTGTTCGTCTCCGACGAAGCACGCGAAGGCATGCTGGCATTCCTGCAGAAACGTCCACCCAGTTGGGCCTCGCCCACCGCCACCGGTGATGCCGGCCGCAATTAG
- a CDS encoding acyl-CoA dehydrogenase family protein, translated as MTDTSFIESEERQALRKSVAAWASNYGSEYYLKKARAHEHTDELWSEAGKLGFLGVNLPEEYGGGGAGMYELSLVMEEMAAAGSALLLMVVSPAINGTIISKFGTEEQKKRWIPSIADGTLTMAFAITEPDAGSNSHKITTTARRDGSDWILKGQKVYISGIDQAQAVLVVARSEEAKTGKLRPALFVVPTDAPGFSYTPIEMELISPERQFQVFLDDVRLPADALVGAEDAAIAQLFAGLNPERIMGAASSVGMGRFALQKAADYVKTRQVWGAPIGSHQGLSHPLAQCHIEVELAKLMMQKAATLYDSGNDAGAAEAANMAKYAAAEAATRSVDQAVQSMGGNGLTKEYGVAAMLTSARLGRIAPVSREMVLNFVAQTSLGLPRSY; from the coding sequence ATGACCGATACCAGTTTCATCGAAAGCGAGGAGCGTCAGGCGCTGCGCAAGTCGGTGGCCGCGTGGGCGTCCAACTACGGCAGCGAGTACTACCTGAAAAAGGCGCGCGCGCACGAGCACACCGATGAATTGTGGTCCGAGGCAGGCAAGCTCGGTTTCCTCGGCGTGAACCTGCCGGAGGAATACGGCGGCGGCGGCGCCGGGATGTACGAGCTGTCGCTGGTCATGGAGGAAATGGCCGCCGCCGGCAGCGCACTGCTGCTGATGGTGGTCTCGCCGGCGATCAACGGCACCATCATCAGCAAGTTCGGCACCGAGGAGCAGAAGAAGCGCTGGATCCCCTCCATCGCCGACGGCACGCTGACGATGGCGTTCGCGATCACCGAGCCCGACGCCGGATCCAACTCGCACAAGATCACCACCACCGCACGCCGCGACGGCAGCGACTGGATCCTCAAGGGCCAGAAGGTTTATATCTCCGGCATCGACCAGGCCCAAGCGGTGCTGGTGGTGGCCCGCAGCGAGGAGGCCAAGACCGGCAAGCTGCGCCCGGCGCTGTTCGTGGTGCCCACCGACGCCCCCGGCTTCAGCTACACCCCCATCGAGATGGAGCTGATCAGCCCCGAGCGCCAGTTCCAGGTCTTCCTGGACGACGTCCGGCTGCCCGCCGATGCGCTCGTCGGTGCCGAAGACGCCGCTATCGCACAGCTTTTCGCGGGCCTGAACCCCGAGCGGATCATGGGTGCGGCCAGCTCGGTGGGCATGGGCCGGTTCGCGCTGCAGAAGGCCGCCGACTACGTCAAGACCCGTCAGGTGTGGGGAGCGCCGATCGGCTCGCACCAGGGCCTGTCGCATCCGTTGGCGCAGTGCCACATTGAGGTCGAGCTCGCCAAGCTGATGATGCAGAAGGCCGCCACCCTCTACGACAGCGGCAACGACGCGGGCGCGGCCGAGGCCGCGAACATGGCGAAATACGCTGCGGCCGAAGCGGCTACCCGCTCGGTGGACCAGGCCGTGCAGTCGATGGGCGGCAACGGGCTGACCAAGGAGTACGGCGTCGCGGCGATGCTCACCTCGGCCCGGTTGGGCCGCATCGCCCCGGTCAGCCGCGAGATGGTGCTGAACTTCGTCGCGCAGACATCCCTGGGCCTGCCTCGAAGCTACTGA
- a CDS encoding acetyl/propionyl/methylcrotonyl-CoA carboxylase subunit alpha, with amino-acid sequence MVTRVLVANRGEIARRVFATCRRLGLGTVAIYTDPDAAAPHVAEADARVRLAKTNDYLNAEAVIAAARAAGADAVHPGYGFLSENAEFAAAVQDAGLTWIGPPVDAVRAMGSKIESKKLMASAGVPVLDELDPETVTRAQLPVLVKASAGGGGRGMRVVRELSALAGEVAAAQREAQSAFGDPTVFCERYLPTGHHIEVQVMADTHGTVWAVGERECSIQRRHQKIIEEAPSPLVQRIPGMRTKLFDAARLAATAIGYAGAGTVEFLADDDGEFFFLEMNTRLQVEHPVTEETTGLDLVELQLAVAAGERLDVEPPVAQGHSIEARLYAEDPARGWQPQAGPVHTFDVPGTRAQFASLGQRTGIRLDSGIVDGSVVSIHYDPMLAKVISYAPTRRRAALVLADALARTRLHGLRTNRDLLVNVLRHPAFLDGATDTAFFDTHGLAQLSAPLGDDGVVRLSAIAAALAEAAHNRASAAVFGSLPSGWRNLTSGYQVKTYTDDEDNEQRVEYRFTRTGLVLAGEEPVQLVSSAPDEVVLADANGVACRFAVARYGRDVYVDSALGPVHLDAVPRLPEPGSSVAKGSLLAPMPGNVIRLGAQVGEHVTTGQPLIWLEAMKMEHTISAPNDGVLAELNVNTGQQVEVGAVLARVEAPEAEGNPA; translated from the coding sequence ATGGTTACTCGAGTGCTGGTTGCCAACCGCGGCGAGATCGCCCGCCGGGTCTTCGCCACCTGCCGCCGCCTCGGCCTGGGCACCGTCGCGATCTACACCGACCCCGACGCCGCGGCCCCGCACGTCGCCGAGGCCGACGCCCGGGTGCGGCTGGCCAAGACCAATGACTACTTGAATGCCGAGGCCGTCATCGCCGCCGCGCGGGCCGCGGGCGCCGACGCCGTACACCCCGGCTATGGATTCCTCTCGGAGAACGCCGAATTCGCGGCCGCCGTCCAGGACGCGGGCCTGACCTGGATCGGCCCGCCGGTGGACGCGGTACGGGCGATGGGTTCCAAGATCGAGTCCAAGAAGCTGATGGCGTCGGCCGGGGTGCCCGTGCTCGACGAGCTCGACCCCGAAACGGTCACGCGGGCCCAACTGCCGGTGCTGGTCAAGGCCTCGGCGGGTGGCGGTGGTCGCGGGATGCGGGTGGTTCGCGAGTTATCCGCTTTGGCAGGCGAAGTCGCCGCTGCTCAGCGCGAGGCGCAGTCCGCCTTCGGCGATCCGACCGTGTTCTGCGAGCGCTATCTGCCCACCGGCCACCACATCGAGGTCCAGGTGATGGCCGACACCCACGGCACGGTATGGGCCGTCGGGGAACGGGAATGCTCGATTCAGCGCCGCCACCAGAAGATCATCGAAGAGGCTCCTTCGCCGTTGGTGCAACGCATTCCGGGCATGCGGACCAAGCTCTTCGACGCCGCCCGGCTGGCCGCCACCGCGATCGGCTACGCCGGCGCCGGGACGGTGGAGTTCCTCGCCGACGACGACGGTGAGTTCTTCTTCCTGGAGATGAACACCCGGCTGCAGGTCGAACACCCGGTGACCGAAGAGACCACCGGGCTCGACCTCGTCGAACTGCAGCTCGCGGTGGCCGCCGGGGAGCGCCTCGATGTCGAGCCTCCCGTCGCCCAGGGGCATTCGATCGAGGCCCGGCTGTATGCCGAAGATCCCGCGCGTGGCTGGCAACCGCAGGCCGGGCCGGTGCACACCTTCGACGTGCCGGGTACGCGGGCACAGTTCGCCTCGCTGGGGCAGCGCACCGGAATCCGGCTGGACTCCGGCATTGTCGACGGATCGGTCGTGTCGATTCACTACGACCCGATGCTGGCCAAGGTCATCTCGTACGCGCCGACCCGACGTCGTGCCGCGCTGGTGCTGGCCGACGCGTTGGCCCGGACCCGGCTGCACGGGCTGCGCACCAACCGCGATCTGTTGGTGAACGTGCTACGGCATCCGGCGTTTCTCGACGGTGCGACCGACACCGCGTTTTTCGACACCCACGGCCTGGCGCAGCTGTCGGCGCCGCTGGGCGATGACGGCGTCGTGCGTTTGTCGGCGATCGCCGCGGCCCTTGCCGAGGCCGCGCACAATCGCGCGTCCGCCGCCGTGTTCGGCTCGCTCCCCAGCGGCTGGCGCAACCTGACCTCGGGCTACCAAGTCAAGACGTACACCGACGACGAGGATAACGAGCAGCGGGTCGAATATCGCTTCACCAGAACAGGTTTGGTGCTTGCCGGCGAAGAACCGGTGCAGCTGGTCTCGTCGGCACCCGACGAGGTGGTGCTGGCCGACGCCAACGGCGTGGCGTGTCGCTTCGCGGTCGCCCGCTACGGCCGCGACGTCTATGTCGACTCGGCGCTCGGGCCGGTTCATTTGGACGCCGTCCCCCGGTTGCCCGAGCCGGGTTCGTCCGTCGCGAAGGGGTCGCTGCTGGCACCCATGCCCGGCAACGTCATCCGGCTCGGCGCGCAGGTGGGTGAGCACGTCACGACCGGTCAGCCGCTGATCTGGCTGGAGGCCATGAAGATGGAACACACCATCAGTGCACCCAACGATGGGGTGCTCGCCGAACTCAACGTCAACACCGGCCAGCAAGTCGAGGTCGGCGCAGTGTTAGCGCGCGTGGAAGCGCCAGAAGCAGAAGGGAACCCGGCATGA
- a CDS encoding acyl-CoA carboxylase subunit beta, protein MIAKLAEIDAEHGKALAGGGAKYTERHHARGKLTARERIELLVDPDSPFLELSPLAAYGSSFTLGASVVVGIGAVEDVECLIVANDPTVKGGTSNPWTLKKILRANQIALQNRLPVISLVESGGADLPTQKEIFIPGGQMFRDLTRLSAAGIPTIALVFGNSTAGGAYIPGMSDHVVMIKERSKVFLAGPPLVKMATGEESDDESLGGAEMHARTSGLADYFAVDELDAIRIGRRVVDRLNWRKLGPAPRPVTEPLFDAEELIGIVSSDLRIPFDPRDVIARIVDGSEFDEFKPMYGSSLVTGWATLCGYPIGILANHRGVLFSEESQKATQFIQLANRYDTPLLFLHNTTGYMVGKDYEEGGMIKHGSMMINAVSNSTVPHISLLIGASYGAGHYGMCGRAYDPRFLFAWPSAKSAVMGGVQLAGVLSIVARAAAEARGQQVDEDADAAMRAAVEGQIEAESLPMVLSGMLYDDGVIDPRDTRTVLGMCLSAIANGPIKGTSNFGVFRM, encoded by the coding sequence ATGATCGCCAAGCTCGCCGAGATCGACGCCGAGCACGGCAAGGCGCTGGCCGGCGGCGGCGCGAAATACACCGAGCGCCACCACGCCCGCGGCAAGCTCACCGCACGCGAGCGCATCGAGCTGCTGGTCGACCCGGATTCGCCGTTCCTCGAGCTGAGCCCGCTGGCCGCCTACGGCAGTTCCTTCACCCTGGGCGCCAGCGTGGTGGTCGGCATCGGCGCCGTCGAGGATGTGGAGTGCCTGATCGTCGCCAACGACCCGACCGTCAAGGGCGGCACCAGCAACCCCTGGACGCTGAAGAAGATCTTGCGGGCCAACCAGATTGCGCTACAGAACCGGCTACCGGTGATCTCGCTGGTGGAGTCCGGTGGTGCGGACCTGCCCACCCAGAAGGAGATCTTCATCCCGGGCGGGCAGATGTTCCGCGACCTGACCCGGCTGTCGGCGGCCGGCATTCCGACCATCGCGCTGGTCTTCGGGAACTCCACGGCCGGCGGTGCCTACATCCCCGGTATGTCCGATCACGTTGTGATGATCAAGGAACGCTCCAAGGTGTTTTTGGCCGGTCCCCCGCTGGTGAAGATGGCCACCGGCGAGGAATCCGACGACGAGTCGCTCGGCGGCGCCGAAATGCACGCCCGCACTTCGGGTCTGGCCGACTACTTCGCGGTCGACGAGCTCGACGCGATCCGCATCGGGCGCCGCGTGGTGGACCGGCTGAACTGGCGCAAGCTCGGGCCGGCGCCGCGGCCGGTGACCGAGCCGCTGTTCGACGCCGAGGAACTGATCGGCATCGTCTCGTCGGATCTGCGCATCCCCTTCGACCCGCGCGACGTGATCGCACGCATCGTCGACGGCTCCGAATTCGACGAGTTCAAGCCGATGTACGGCTCGTCGCTGGTGACCGGCTGGGCGACGCTGTGCGGCTACCCGATCGGCATTCTGGCCAACCACCGCGGTGTGCTGTTCAGCGAGGAATCGCAGAAGGCCACCCAATTCATCCAGTTGGCCAACCGCTACGACACGCCACTGTTGTTCTTGCACAATACCACCGGATACATGGTCGGCAAGGACTACGAGGAAGGCGGCATGATCAAACACGGGTCGATGATGATCAACGCCGTATCCAACTCGACCGTCCCGCACATCTCGCTGCTGATCGGCGCGTCGTACGGCGCGGGCCACTACGGGATGTGCGGACGCGCCTACGATCCCCGATTCCTGTTCGCCTGGCCCAGCGCCAAATCCGCTGTGATGGGCGGTGTCCAGCTGGCCGGCGTGCTGTCGATCGTGGCCCGCGCGGCCGCCGAGGCCCGCGGTCAGCAGGTCGACGAGGACGCCGACGCCGCGATGCGCGCCGCCGTCGAGGGCCAGATCGAGGCGGAGTCGCTGCCGATGGTCCTGTCCGGGATGCTCTACGACGACGGGGTGATCGATCCCCGCGATACCCGCACGGTACTGGGAATGTGTCTGTCCGCCATCGCGAATGGCCCGATCAAGGGGACGTCGAACTTCGGCGTCTTCCGGATGTGA
- a CDS encoding acyl-CoA dehydrogenase family protein, whose translation MSIWTTPEREQLRKTVRAFTEREILPHVDEWERTGDLPRELHRRAGAAGLLGAGLPEAVGGGGGDGADAVLICEEFHQAGGPGGVFASLFTCGIAVPHMIASGDQRLIEEFVRPTLAGEKIGSLAITEPGGGSDVGHLRTSAVRDGDHYLVNGAKTYITSGVRADYVVTAVRTGGPGAAGVSLLVVEKGTPGFEVSRKLDKMGWRSSDTAELSYVDTRVPVANLVGAENSGFAQIAQAFVSERIGLAAQAYSSAQRCLDITAAWCRDRETFGRPLISRQSVQNTLAEMARRIDVARVYSRNVVERQLAGETDLIPQVCFAKNTAVEAGEWVANQAVQLFGGMGYMAESEVERQYRDMRILGIGGGTTEILTALSAKLLGYQS comes from the coding sequence ATGAGTATTTGGACCACCCCGGAACGCGAGCAACTGCGAAAGACGGTGCGCGCGTTCACCGAACGCGAGATCCTGCCGCACGTCGACGAGTGGGAACGAACCGGCGATCTGCCGCGCGAGTTGCATCGGCGCGCGGGGGCGGCCGGGCTGCTGGGCGCGGGACTGCCCGAAGCGGTCGGCGGCGGTGGCGGCGACGGCGCCGACGCGGTGCTCATCTGCGAGGAGTTTCACCAGGCCGGTGGACCGGGCGGCGTTTTCGCGTCGCTGTTCACCTGTGGCATCGCGGTGCCGCACATGATCGCCTCCGGCGATCAGCGGCTGATCGAGGAGTTCGTCCGGCCGACGCTGGCCGGCGAGAAGATCGGATCGCTGGCCATCACCGAGCCCGGCGGCGGTTCGGATGTCGGGCACTTGCGCACCAGCGCCGTGCGCGATGGCGACCACTATCTGGTCAACGGCGCCAAGACCTACATCACCTCCGGGGTCCGCGCCGACTATGTCGTCACCGCGGTGCGCACCGGAGGCCCTGGCGCAGCGGGGGTTTCGCTGCTCGTGGTGGAAAAGGGCACACCCGGCTTCGAGGTGAGCCGCAAGCTGGACAAGATGGGCTGGCGCTCCTCGGACACCGCCGAACTTTCCTACGTCGACACAAGGGTCCCGGTGGCCAACCTGGTCGGCGCCGAGAACAGCGGGTTCGCTCAGATCGCGCAGGCGTTCGTTTCCGAGCGGATCGGCCTTGCCGCACAGGCGTATTCGAGTGCGCAGCGGTGCCTGGACATCACCGCGGCTTGGTGCCGTGACCGCGAGACGTTCGGCCGCCCCCTGATCTCCCGCCAGTCGGTGCAGAACACCCTGGCCGAGATGGCCCGGCGCATCGACGTCGCCCGGGTCTACTCGCGCAACGTGGTGGAACGCCAGCTCGCCGGTGAAACGGATCTGATCCCGCAGGTGTGCTTCGCCAAGAACACCGCCGTCGAGGCCGGCGAATGGGTGGCCAATCAAGCCGTTCAGCTTTTCGGCGGCATGGGCTACATGGCCGAATCCGAAGTCGAACGCCAATACCGGGACATGCGCATCCTCGGTATCGGCGGAGGTACCACCGAAATTCTGACCGCGCTGTCCGCCAAACTCCTGGGGTATCAATCGTGA
- a CDS encoding acyclic terpene utilization AtuA family protein, whose amino-acid sequence MASGSGRSGAVRIANCSGFYGDRLAAMREMLTGGDVDYLTGDYLAELTMLILGRDRMKHPERGYAKTFLTQLEDCLGEARDRGVRIVANAGGLNPAGLADAIRALTERLGIAARVAHVEGDDLQPRAAELGLGTPLTANAYLGAWGIVDCLADGADIVVTGRVTDASVIVGAAAAHFGWGRTDYNELAGAVVAGHVIECGVQATGGNYAFFTEVPDLSYAGFPLAEVNADGSSVITKHPGTGGLVSIDTVTAQLLYEITGARYANPDVTARMDTVELSSDGADRVRISGVVGEPPPPTLKVSLNSIGGFRNAMTFVLTGLDIEAKAELVRRQLEAELTVKPAELQWSLARTDHPDADTEEAASALLHCVVRDPDPANVGRQFSSAAVELALASYPGFHITAPPGDGQVYGVFSAGYVDAATVPHVAVHSDGTRIDIPCSTDTLELSPAAEPALPEPLPDGPTRRAPLGRIAGARSGDKGGSANVGVWVRTEDQWRWLANTLTVELLKELLPEAADCDVTRHVLPNLRAVNFVIEGILGQGVAYQARFDPQAKGLGEWLRSRHVDIPESLL is encoded by the coding sequence ATGGCCTCTGGTTCCGGCCGGTCCGGTGCTGTCCGGATCGCGAACTGCTCGGGGTTCTACGGCGACCGGCTCGCGGCGATGCGCGAGATGCTGACCGGCGGCGACGTCGACTACCTCACCGGCGATTACCTGGCCGAGCTCACCATGCTGATCCTGGGCCGCGACCGGATGAAACACCCCGAGCGCGGCTACGCCAAGACCTTCCTGACCCAGCTCGAGGACTGCCTCGGCGAAGCCCGCGACCGCGGGGTACGCATCGTCGCCAACGCCGGCGGCCTCAACCCCGCCGGGCTGGCCGACGCGATCCGCGCCCTGACCGAACGCCTCGGCATCGCCGCCCGGGTCGCCCACGTCGAGGGCGACGACCTACAACCCCGCGCGGCCGAACTCGGGCTGGGCACGCCGCTGACCGCCAACGCCTACCTGGGCGCGTGGGGCATCGTCGACTGCCTGGCCGACGGCGCCGACATCGTCGTCACCGGCCGGGTCACCGACGCCTCAGTGATCGTCGGGGCGGCGGCCGCCCACTTCGGCTGGGGCCGCACCGACTACAACGAGCTCGCCGGCGCCGTGGTCGCCGGACACGTCATCGAATGCGGCGTGCAGGCCACCGGCGGCAACTACGCGTTCTTCACCGAAGTCCCCGACCTGTCCTACGCCGGCTTCCCGCTGGCCGAGGTCAACGCCGACGGGTCATCGGTGATCACCAAGCACCCCGGCACCGGCGGGCTGGTCAGTATCGACACCGTCACCGCGCAACTGCTCTACGAGATCACCGGCGCCCGCTACGCCAACCCGGACGTCACGGCGCGGATGGACACCGTCGAGCTCTCGTCCGACGGCGCCGACCGGGTGCGCATCAGCGGTGTGGTCGGTGAGCCGCCGCCGCCCACGCTGAAGGTGTCGCTGAACAGCATCGGCGGATTCCGCAATGCGATGACGTTCGTACTGACCGGGCTGGACATCGAGGCCAAGGCCGAATTGGTGCGCCGCCAACTCGAGGCCGAGCTCACCGTCAAACCCGCGGAGCTGCAGTGGTCGCTGGCCCGCACCGATCACCCCGACGCCGACACCGAGGAAGCCGCCAGCGCGCTACTGCACTGCGTGGTCCGCGACCCCGACCCCGCCAATGTCGGACGCCAGTTCTCCTCTGCGGCGGTCGAATTGGCGCTCGCCAGCTACCCGGGCTTCCACATCACCGCCCCGCCCGGCGACGGTCAGGTTTACGGCGTCTTCAGCGCGGGCTACGTCGATGCCGCCACCGTGCCGCACGTCGCGGTGCACAGCGACGGCACCCGCATCGATATCCCCTGCTCCACCGACACTTTGGAGTTATCGCCCGCTGCTGAACCGGCGTTGCCGGAACCGTTGCCCGACGGCCCGACCCGGCGCGCACCGCTGGGCCGCATCGCGGGCGCCCGCAGCGGCGACAAGGGCGGCTCGGCCAACGTCGGCGTCTGGGTGCGTACCGAGGACCAATGGCGCTGGCTGGCCAACACATTGACCGTCGAGCTGCTCAAGGAACTACTGCCCGAGGCCGCGGACTGCGATGTCACCCGGCACGTGTTGCCCAACCTGCGCGCGGTGAACTTCGTGATCGAGGGCATCCTCGGCCAGGGCGTCGCCTACCAGGCGCGGTTCGATCCCCAGGCCAAGGGGCTGGGCGAATGGCTGCGCAGCCGCCACGTCGACATCCCGGAAAGCCTGCTATGA
- the rpmF gene encoding 50S ribosomal protein L32, with amino-acid sequence MATPKRRMSRSNTRSRRSQWKAEKTELVGVTVAGQKHKVPRRLLKAARLGLIDLDRR; translated from the coding sequence ATGGCCACACCCAAGCGCAGGATGTCGCGCTCGAACACCCGTAGCCGCCGCTCGCAGTGGAAGGCCGAAAAGACCGAGCTCGTCGGTGTGACCGTGGCCGGCCAGAAGCACAAGGTGCCGCGTCGACTGCTCAAGGCGGCTCGCCTTGGCCTGATCGATCTAGACCGACGCTAA